In the Geobacter sp. FeAm09 genome, one interval contains:
- a CDS encoding chorismate mutase: protein MDINDIRTRIDLLDDVLLRIFNERARLALEIGHLKKELNLPVFDPSREKRIFARMKDENPGPLDDGAIVRLFERVVDESRRLERIMSHQEEGA, encoded by the coding sequence TTGGATATCAATGACATTCGCACAAGGATAGACCTGCTGGACGATGTATTGCTGCGGATCTTCAACGAACGCGCCCGCCTCGCCCTGGAGATCGGACACCTCAAAAAGGAGCTGAACCTGCCGGTCTTCGATCCGAGTCGCGAGAAACGCATCTTCGCCCGCATGAAGGACGAAAACCCCGGCCCCCTGGATGACGGAGCCATTGTGAGACTGTTCGAGAGGGTTGTGGACGAATCGCGGCGGTTGGAGCGCATCATGTCCCATCAGGAAGAAGGGGCGTAA